The proteins below come from a single Rosa rugosa chromosome 2, drRosRugo1.1, whole genome shotgun sequence genomic window:
- the LOC133731576 gene encoding uncharacterized protein LOC133731576 — translation MLVWLMNMNFCMVIKEPDRWELFKLTHRKVGTQEPIDAESAKAIADFDEAEQKRLNMNVDIIAPKIREKMYAEVLGKEKGNRLRVLRAGVTWDEVPGIHLEEQGVSKEVQFLLERLEAQTKEAQKREARIYDG, via the exons GAACTTTTGCATGGTAATTAAAGAGCCAGATAGATGGGAATTGTTCAAATTAACACATCGAAAGGTAGGAACTCAAGAGCCAATTGatgcagaaagtgcaaaagcaatT GCGGATTTTGACGAGGCTGAACAAAAGAGGCTAAACATGAATGTTGACATTATTGCTCCAAAAATTCGTGAAAAAATGTATGCTGAGGTTCTTGGTAAGGAGAAGGGAAACCGATTAAGGGTTCTTAGAGCGGGGGTTACCTGGGATGAAGTTCCTGGAATTCATCTAGAAGAGCAAGGTGTTTCAAAGGAAGTGCAATTCTTGTTAGAGCGATTGGAAGCACAAACCAAAGAGGCACAAAAGAGGGAAGCACGTATATATGATGGATGA